The Chryseobacterium suipulveris genome window below encodes:
- a CDS encoding DUF349 domain-containing protein, with product MITEDSISDNNEKKPISEEVLNENTPENPETTDSETPTTEPETEPISENQETVEEQPQPENQADVDTQKSTVISEEKVLSEIDRSKADDGNPHPDEDKKTQQDVDTQKSTVIPQEKVLSEIDPEKADDGEPHEEHHDELDAVAALTLPETLKEMETIINKEDAGAHSRKFNQLKEQANHLVNEETEEKKSEFVAAGNTEENFNFEHAALAKISGLVNIFREKSDEFHKIQQENQSKNLEERQGIIEKLKTLYTNTEAGTNLFKAIREIKEEWKNAGQVAKSEFKLLNNNYFHHLNQFYEMLNMNREYMEQEYAHNLEKRQHIIDRAKELENESSVQKALNELQYLHKLWKEEAEPVAEEFREKTWEEFREISNRIHERKGELTEQIEKEQNENLEKKNKIIEEIKKLTSPEKAPNHNYWQNAIKKIEDLRTEFLKLGSVPRKISNQNWNEFKTHLRTFNTTKNEFYKGLKNSQQTNLDEKLKLIQTAKDNMLSEDWDITVPLFKKLQDDWKKIGHVPRSMTNKVWDDFREACNTFFNNYREKTNTVNDNWKENYKHKKELLEELKQVGSEDGSVERIEEIKNKWNSIGKVPRDKISINSEFNKTLKEKLKLNKISEYDLKEEGLSENQVTDKARKIKNQIADLEAEISKLENNLGFFSNSSRENPLLKDTFDKIDEKKSQLENMKQSLHQILSGENQ from the coding sequence ATGATCACAGAAGATTCAATCTCTGACAACAACGAGAAAAAACCAATTTCCGAAGAGGTTTTAAATGAAAACACTCCTGAAAATCCCGAAACTACGGATTCGGAAACTCCAACAACTGAACCTGAAACAGAACCCATTTCAGAGAACCAGGAAACGGTAGAAGAACAGCCGCAACCAGAAAATCAGGCGGATGTTGACACCCAAAAATCCACCGTAATTTCGGAGGAAAAAGTACTTTCCGAGATCGACCGAAGCAAAGCCGACGACGGAAATCCGCATCCCGACGAAGACAAGAAAACACAGCAGGATGTCGATACCCAAAAATCAACCGTGATTCCGCAGGAAAAAGTTTTGTCAGAAATCGATCCTGAAAAAGCCGACGACGGTGAACCGCACGAAGAACATCACGACGAACTAGATGCAGTTGCCGCACTTACTTTGCCCGAAACGCTGAAGGAAATGGAAACCATCATTAATAAAGAAGATGCAGGTGCACATTCCCGAAAATTCAACCAGTTGAAAGAGCAGGCAAACCATTTGGTCAACGAGGAAACCGAAGAAAAAAAATCGGAGTTTGTTGCTGCAGGAAATACGGAAGAAAATTTCAATTTCGAGCACGCCGCATTAGCGAAAATTTCAGGCCTTGTCAATATTTTCCGTGAGAAGAGTGACGAGTTCCACAAAATACAGCAGGAAAACCAATCCAAGAACCTTGAGGAAAGACAGGGAATCATCGAAAAGCTGAAAACCCTCTATACCAATACTGAAGCGGGAACCAACCTCTTTAAAGCCATCAGAGAAATCAAGGAAGAATGGAAAAATGCAGGACAGGTTGCGAAATCGGAGTTTAAATTGCTAAACAACAACTATTTCCACCATCTGAACCAATTCTACGAAATGCTCAACATGAACCGCGAGTACATGGAGCAGGAATATGCGCACAACCTTGAGAAAAGACAGCATATCATCGATCGTGCAAAGGAACTGGAAAATGAGTCTTCCGTACAAAAAGCGTTAAACGAATTGCAATATCTGCACAAGCTTTGGAAAGAAGAAGCTGAACCAGTCGCCGAAGAATTCAGGGAAAAAACCTGGGAGGAATTCAGGGAAATTTCCAACAGAATCCACGAAAGAAAAGGGGAACTCACCGAACAGATCGAAAAAGAGCAAAACGAAAACCTCGAAAAGAAAAACAAAATCATCGAGGAGATCAAGAAACTCACTTCGCCTGAAAAAGCTCCGAATCACAACTACTGGCAAAATGCCATCAAGAAAATCGAGGACCTCAGAACAGAATTTCTGAAACTGGGAAGCGTGCCGAGAAAGATTTCGAACCAAAACTGGAACGAATTCAAAACGCACCTCAGAACCTTTAATACCACTAAAAACGAGTTTTATAAAGGGCTGAAAAATTCGCAGCAAACCAACCTTGATGAAAAACTGAAACTCATCCAAACCGCGAAAGACAATATGCTTTCCGAGGATTGGGACATCACCGTTCCGCTCTTCAAAAAATTGCAGGACGACTGGAAGAAAATCGGCCACGTTCCGAGAAGCATGACCAACAAAGTTTGGGACGATTTCCGTGAAGCGTGCAACACTTTCTTCAACAACTACCGTGAAAAAACCAACACGGTAAACGATAACTGGAAGGAAAATTATAAGCACAAAAAAGAACTTCTGGAAGAACTGAAGCAAGTTGGAAGTGAAGACGGCAGTGTGGAAAGAATTGAGGAAATCAAGAACAAATGGAACAGCATCGGGAAAGTTCCGCGCGACAAAATCTCCATCAATTCTGAATTTAACAAGACCCTGAAGGAAAAACTGAAACTCAACAAAATCAGCGAGTACGACCTGAAGGAAGAAGGACTTTCTGAAAACCAGGTGACCGATAAAGCGCGAAAAATCAAAAACCAAATTGCAGACCTGGAAGCAGAAATCAGCAAGCTGGAAAACAATCTGGGCTTCTTCAGCAATTCGAGCAGAGAAAACCCTTTACTGAAAGATACTTTCGACAAAATCGACGAGAAAAAATCACAGCTTGAAAACATGAAGCAGTCGCTGCATCAAATCCTTTCGGGCGAAAACCAATAA
- the ribD gene encoding bifunctional diaminohydroxyphosphoribosylaminopyrimidine deaminase/5-amino-6-(5-phosphoribosylamino)uracil reductase RibD, with product MKRCIELAQKALGNTYPNPLVGSVIVYDGKIIGEGYHKKAGEPHAEINAINSVETPEQLKDSTIYVSLEPCSHYGKTPPCANKIVEIGFKKVVIGILDPHEKVNGKGKKILEDAGIEVVSGVLEQECWELNKRFFTFHEKKRPYLILKWAESADGFMDKDFKPYQIGNPLTKHVVHQTRSEEHAILVGTNTALHDNPTLTTRAIAGRNPVRILIDFDLKVPRNFNIFNDESRTMVFNSTKSSEEENVKFIKTNKENFLENLMAKLYENQIISVLVEGGSYTLQQFLDADLWDEVIIIKNENLNLEEGTRSPEFNLNPIDIQEFRDNKILYFKK from the coding sequence ATGAAACGCTGCATCGAACTCGCGCAGAAAGCGTTGGGAAACACTTATCCGAATCCGCTCGTGGGAAGCGTAATCGTGTACGACGGAAAAATCATCGGTGAAGGTTACCACAAAAAAGCGGGAGAACCTCATGCGGAAATCAACGCCATCAATTCGGTGGAAACCCCCGAACAGTTGAAGGATTCCACGATATATGTCTCGCTTGAACCCTGTTCACATTATGGAAAAACTCCGCCATGTGCTAATAAAATTGTCGAAATCGGTTTCAAAAAAGTGGTGATCGGGATTCTGGATCCGCACGAGAAAGTCAACGGAAAAGGTAAAAAGATATTGGAAGATGCAGGAATAGAAGTCGTTTCAGGAGTTTTGGAGCAGGAATGTTGGGAACTCAATAAAAGATTTTTTACCTTCCACGAGAAAAAAAGACCGTACTTGATCCTGAAATGGGCAGAATCTGCAGACGGATTCATGGACAAAGATTTCAAGCCGTACCAAATCGGAAATCCGTTGACCAAGCACGTGGTGCATCAAACTAGAAGCGAGGAACACGCGATCTTGGTGGGAACAAATACGGCGCTACACGACAATCCGACTTTGACAACGAGAGCAATTGCAGGAAGAAACCCTGTAAGAATCCTGATTGATTTTGACCTGAAAGTTCCCCGAAATTTCAACATCTTTAATGATGAGTCAAGAACAATGGTATTCAATTCGACGAAAAGCTCGGAGGAAGAAAATGTGAAATTCATCAAAACCAATAAAGAAAATTTTCTGGAAAACCTGATGGCGAAATTGTACGAAAACCAAATCATTTCCGTATTGGTCGAAGGTGGAAGCTACACACTGCAACAGTTTCTCGATGCGGATTTGTGGGATGAGGTCATTATCATCAAAAACGAAAACCTAAACCTTGAAGAAGGAACAAGATCGCCTGAATTCAATTTGAACCCAATTGATATTCAGGAATTTAGAGACAACAAGATTCTTTATTTTAAGAAATAA
- a CDS encoding tetratricopeptide repeat protein, translating to MVKNYCLFLVLLFSGLLVRAQNVEISKDKKPNSELLGKLLNEYPDFKCDTVSANRNLSAIKNNGNPGFQVIYKILHAEEISNCVDKINSQSTHLFENAIKQSEKISPELETVANISYAKYLYKYRSMERALPYFMKGSHLLETNPVEKQIRPQDSYKWLGYYLGTIGDSDASKDALEKAKSLTRNKHAEYATILDALGRIYLEREQFDNAEKYFEEASRVAKKVNDEMRYAKAIGNLSVIYAKRGETSRAKKLILEDIMISERLSELQNTMFAQTLLGEVLIQENNYTEAETVLKKALKTAQSKSYFQINEIKIQQLLTEVYRNQNNREAELHGFKRISELEHNLKKTDGDQALNNAHLLMQKSKLEQANKEAHYQQEKSAMLRNIYLGLIFFSLVLAGFIFANSRKKLLNRELMYKQKVLGLEMDKLKFEKKLSETQENLDNQVEFLKNKNVQINRLKSEIEKIRNSKSFYLEEEQGHLSKLLESHLMTDENWENFKREFRKVHPEFYNQLQSEFPDLTDSNYRIILLKKLDFNNTEISQLLGITTDAVKKSNQRMKKKLGDRYDELAQIISKP from the coding sequence ATGGTCAAAAACTACTGTCTCTTTCTCGTTTTACTATTTTCAGGGCTTCTTGTTCGTGCCCAGAACGTTGAAATTTCGAAAGACAAAAAACCCAATTCCGAATTACTGGGTAAGCTACTGAATGAATATCCCGATTTCAAATGCGACACTGTTTCGGCAAACCGAAATCTTTCGGCTATTAAAAACAATGGGAATCCAGGTTTTCAGGTCATATACAAAATACTTCACGCAGAAGAAATTTCAAACTGTGTTGATAAGATCAATTCCCAGAGCACGCATCTTTTTGAAAACGCAATCAAACAGTCAGAGAAAATCAGCCCCGAACTGGAAACTGTTGCTAATATTTCTTATGCAAAGTATCTTTACAAATACAGAAGCATGGAAAGAGCGCTACCTTATTTCATGAAAGGCAGCCATCTTTTGGAGACCAATCCCGTGGAAAAACAGATCCGTCCGCAGGATTCCTACAAATGGTTGGGTTATTATTTGGGGACAATTGGCGATTCCGACGCATCCAAAGACGCGCTTGAAAAAGCAAAATCCTTAACCAGAAATAAACATGCAGAATACGCCACTATTCTTGACGCTTTGGGACGTATTTATCTGGAGCGGGAGCAATTTGACAATGCAGAAAAATATTTTGAAGAAGCGAGTAGGGTCGCCAAAAAAGTGAATGACGAGATGCGCTATGCAAAAGCAATCGGGAATCTTTCGGTGATTTATGCTAAGAGGGGAGAAACTTCCAGGGCAAAAAAGTTGATTCTCGAAGACATTATGATTTCCGAACGTCTTTCGGAATTGCAGAACACGATGTTTGCGCAAACGTTGCTGGGTGAAGTCCTGATTCAGGAAAACAATTATACCGAAGCGGAAACTGTATTAAAAAAAGCCCTGAAAACCGCACAGTCCAAGTCTTATTTCCAGATCAACGAAATTAAGATTCAGCAGTTGCTCACTGAGGTTTATCGAAACCAGAACAACAGGGAAGCAGAATTGCATGGTTTTAAGCGAATTTCCGAACTTGAGCATAATTTAAAGAAAACAGATGGAGACCAAGCGCTGAACAACGCCCATCTTCTGATGCAAAAATCGAAATTGGAGCAGGCGAATAAAGAAGCGCATTATCAGCAAGAAAAATCAGCGATGTTGCGCAACATCTACCTCGGTCTCATCTTTTTTTCTTTGGTGCTTGCAGGATTTATCTTCGCCAATTCCCGGAAGAAGCTGCTAAACCGTGAACTGATGTACAAGCAGAAAGTACTCGGACTCGAAATGGATAAGCTTAAGTTTGAGAAGAAACTGTCGGAAACGCAGGAAAACCTCGATAACCAGGTGGAATTCCTGAAGAACAAGAATGTACAGATCAACCGGCTGAAATCTGAAATTGAAAAAATCAGAAACTCGAAATCCTTTTACCTGGAAGAAGAGCAGGGACACCTTTCAAAACTTTTGGAATCCCACTTGATGACCGATGAAAACTGGGAAAATTTTAAGAGGGAATTCCGCAAAGTACATCCGGAATTTTATAACCAGCTGCAAAGTGAGTTTCCCGATCTCACCGATTCGAACTACAGAATTATTCTTCTGAAAAAGTTGGACTTTAACAATACCGAAATCTCGCAACTGCTTGGAATTACGACCGACGCCGTAAAAAAATCCAACCAAAGGATGAAGAAAAAACTCGGCGACCGCTATGACGAACTGGCGCAGATTATCAGTAAACCTTAG
- a CDS encoding YigZ family protein, translating to MEFSYDTIAKPVENILLKEKGSKFIGYAFPVCDEVELKKALEKVREEHPKATHHCYAFRLGINGENYRANDDGEPSGSAGLPIYNQLLANHLTNILLIVVRYYGGTKLGVSGLVKAYKESAKMTLEEAEIITKELETTLEISFSFNQQNVIFTLLNRLDGKIIDFVSDEKCRITARIRTSQKENISEQLSEMQNISFEFQDL from the coding sequence ATGGAATTCTCTTACGACACGATTGCCAAACCTGTTGAAAACATTCTTTTAAAGGAAAAGGGAAGCAAGTTTATCGGTTATGCATTTCCTGTGTGTGATGAAGTTGAGCTGAAGAAAGCTTTAGAAAAAGTCCGGGAAGAGCACCCGAAAGCAACCCACCATTGCTACGCTTTCCGTCTCGGAATTAATGGAGAGAACTATCGTGCAAATGACGACGGAGAACCATCTGGAAGTGCGGGTTTACCCATTTATAACCAGCTCCTGGCAAATCATCTTACGAATATTTTGTTGATTGTCGTGCGCTATTACGGCGGGACCAAGCTCGGTGTTTCGGGTTTGGTGAAGGCCTATAAAGAATCTGCCAAAATGACTTTGGAAGAGGCGGAAATCATCACCAAAGAACTCGAAACGACTTTAGAAATCTCTTTCAGTTTCAATCAGCAGAATGTGATTTTCACTTTGCTAAATAGACTTGACGGGAAAATCATCGACTTTGTGTCCGATGAAAAATGCAGAATTACCGCAAGAATAAGGACTTCCCAAAAAGAAAACATCTCGGAACAACTGTCTGAGATGCAGAATATTTCGTTTGAATTTCAAGACCTTTGA
- a CDS encoding zinc metallopeptidase yields the protein MGSYYLIIGVIFIVSMIVQNRLKSKFAHYSQVRLRNGMSGKEIAEKMLRDNNINDVQVISVPGKLTDHYNPADKTVNLSEEVYMQRNAAAAAVAAHECGHAVQHAVGYSMLQLRSKMVPIVNISSRLLQFVLMAGIVVMASSGSKTLLTIGVILFAVTTAFAFVTLPVEYDASNRALKWLETSGTLDRSEHEAAQDSLKWAARTYVVAALGSLAQLIYFASMLSGRRD from the coding sequence ATGGGGAGTTATTATTTGATTATCGGTGTAATTTTCATTGTCAGCATGATCGTTCAGAATCGGCTGAAATCTAAATTTGCACACTACTCACAGGTGAGATTGAGAAACGGAATGTCGGGGAAAGAGATCGCCGAAAAAATGTTGAGAGACAACAATATCAATGATGTACAGGTGATTTCGGTTCCGGGTAAACTGACCGACCACTACAATCCTGCCGACAAAACAGTAAACCTTTCAGAAGAAGTATATATGCAGAGAAATGCTGCTGCAGCCGCAGTTGCCGCTCACGAATGCGGTCACGCTGTTCAGCACGCGGTTGGATACTCAATGTTGCAACTTCGCTCAAAAATGGTTCCGATCGTAAACATCTCTTCAAGATTGCTGCAATTTGTACTGATGGCGGGAATCGTGGTGATGGCTTCAAGTGGAAGCAAAACGCTTTTAACCATCGGTGTAATCCTTTTCGCGGTAACTACAGCTTTTGCATTTGTGACTTTGCCGGTGGAATATGATGCAAGTAACCGCGCCTTGAAATGGCTTGAAACTTCAGGAACACTCGACAGAAGCGAACATGAAGCTGCACAGGATTCACTGAAATGGGCTGCAAGAACGTACGTGGTTGCTGCTCTTGGTTCACTTGCGCAACTCATTTATTTCGCGTCAATGCTGAGCGGAAGAAGAGATTAG
- a CDS encoding GNAT family N-acetyltransferase produces MSTIDVREVKSPDDLRNFIRFPMELYKYNKNYVPPLINDEKNVWNPKENPALNYSEAKQFLAFKDGQVVGRVAAIINHKEEKELGISKVRFGWLDFIDDLEVSKALIDTVISFAKEKNISKIEGPMGFTNLDKAGMLIMGFDRLATMIGLYNFEYYPQHLEKLGLTKEKEWVEFEIMFPEVLPEKVEKFSSLIAEKYKLKVLHFKNKKEIEPLIDAMFDLLDKTYSSLSTYTPITEEQKKTYREKYFPFINKDYIICIEDENHQLISFAITMPSYSKALQKANGKLFPFGWWHFLQAGKKNDRANFYLIGIHPEFQRRGVTAIIFKEIFERFSKMGIKYTETNPELEENKSIQLLWQDYNPVNHKRRRTYSMEL; encoded by the coding sequence ATGTCAACGATTGATGTAAGAGAAGTAAAATCTCCGGATGATTTAAGAAATTTCATCAGATTTCCCATGGAACTTTACAAATATAATAAAAATTACGTTCCACCATTAATCAACGATGAAAAAAACGTCTGGAATCCCAAGGAAAATCCGGCACTCAATTATTCTGAAGCCAAACAGTTTTTAGCTTTTAAGGATGGTCAAGTTGTGGGACGTGTTGCAGCCATCATTAATCACAAAGAAGAAAAAGAACTGGGAATCAGCAAGGTTCGTTTCGGATGGCTCGATTTCATTGATGATTTAGAAGTATCAAAAGCTCTGATCGACACTGTCATAAGTTTTGCAAAAGAGAAAAATATCAGCAAAATTGAGGGACCAATGGGTTTCACGAACCTTGACAAAGCGGGAATGCTCATCATGGGATTCGACAGATTGGCAACAATGATCGGACTCTATAATTTCGAATACTATCCTCAACATCTCGAGAAACTCGGTCTTACTAAAGAAAAAGAATGGGTAGAGTTTGAGATTATGTTCCCGGAAGTGCTTCCCGAAAAAGTCGAAAAATTCAGTTCTCTGATTGCGGAGAAATATAAGCTAAAGGTCCTCCACTTTAAAAACAAGAAAGAAATCGAACCGCTGATCGACGCAATGTTTGACCTTCTCGACAAAACCTACAGCTCGCTCTCGACCTACACTCCGATTACCGAGGAACAGAAAAAAACGTACAGGGAAAAGTATTTCCCCTTTATCAACAAGGATTACATCATCTGCATTGAGGACGAGAACCATCAGCTGATTTCCTTCGCGATTACGATGCCATCTTATTCGAAAGCGTTACAGAAAGCCAACGGAAAACTTTTCCCATTCGGATGGTGGCATTTTCTTCAGGCAGGGAAAAAGAACGACAGAGCAAATTTTTACCTGATCGGAATCCACCCCGAATTTCAACGCCGTGGAGTGACTGCAATTATTTTCAAGGAAATTTTCGAGCGGTTCTCCAAAATGGGAATAAAATACACAGAAACAAATCCCGAACTGGAGGAAAACAAGAGCATCCAGCTTCTTTGGCAGGACTACAATCCGGTAAACCATAAACGAAGGAGGACGTATTCGATGGAGCTGTGA